Below is a window of Acidimicrobiales bacterium DNA.
CGAGGTGGAGCTGACCCCCGTGCTGCTGCTCGACGGCGACACGGTGGTGGCCACGCCCGACGCCCTGGCCGGGGCCTCCGTCACCGCCAAGGTGGTGGGCGAGGCCAAGGGACCCAAGGTCACCGGGTTCACCTACAAGAACAAGACCAACCAGCGGAAGCGGTGGGGCCACCGGCAGCGGTACTCCACCGTCGAGATCACTGGCATCACGAGGGGCTGAGGCGCCATGTCGAAGACCAAGGGCGGCGGTTCCACCCGGAACGGCCGTGACTCACAGAGCAAGCGCCTGGGCGTGAAGGCCTACGACGGCACCCTGGTGCCCGCCGGCTCGATCATCGTCCGCCAGCGGGGCACCCGCTTCCACCCGGGCGAGAACGTGGGCCGGGGCGGCGACGACACGCTGTTCGCCACGGCCACCGGCCGGGTCCGCTTCGGCCGTCGGCGCGGCCGCAAGCTGGTCGACGTCCTCACCGACTAGCGAGGCCGCCACCCGTCGGGCGGCGGTCAGGCGCTGCGGGGTAGGGCCCTCGTGTCCCAGCCCAGGAGCTCGACCGCGGCCCGGGCCGCGAAGCGATCGGTCATCCCGCTCACGTAACGGACGGCAGCGGCGGTGGCCTCCGGGTGGCCGGACGCCAGACCGTCGCCGTCCTCGCCCAGGTCGTGGGGGTGGGCGACGTAGTGCTCGACCAGGGCCGCGATCAGGCGGGCGGCCCGCTCGGCCTGGCGCACCGAATCGGGCCGCAGGTAGATGCGCTCGTAGTTGAAGTCCCGGAAGGCGGCCAGGGCGCCGGCCTCGGGGCCCCGCAGGGCGACGGTGCCGGTGGCGGCGATGGTCTCGACCATGGCGGTGATGAAGCCGTGGAGCTGGGTGCGGCGGTCCCGCCCCACCACGGCGGCCACCTCGTCGGGCAGCTCGGAGGGCCGCACCACCCCGGCGGCCACCGCGTCCTCGAAGTCGTGGCACACGTACGCGATGCGGTCGGCCCAGGCCACCACCTCGCCCTCGGGCGTCACCGGCGCCGGGCGGTTCCAGGAGTGGTTGCGGATGGCGTCGAGCGTCTCGGCGCACAGGTTGAGCGGGGCCAGGACCACATCGGCCCCGTAGACGGCGTGGTGGTAGCCGCCCTCCAGGAAAGGCGAGAGGGCGCCCTCCGAGGCGTGGCCGGCCGGCCCGTGGCCGCAGTCGTGGCCTGTGGCCGCCGCCGCGGTGAGGGCCACGTCCAGCCCCACCGGCCGGGAGATGCTGACCGCCACCTGGGCCACCTCGATGGCGTGGGTCAGGCGGGTGCGGAGGTGGTCGTCGCCGGGGGCCACGAACACCTGGCACTTGCCGGCCAGGCGCCGGAACGCCTTGGAGTGCTGGATGCGGTCCAGGTCCCGTTCGAAGCAGGTGCGGAGCCGGTCGGGCTCCTCGGGGCGGGCCCGGTGCCCGGCCCCCTCGGCCCGGGTGGCCCCCGGGGCGGGGGGCACGCCCCCACCGGCCTCCCGGGCGGCCCGCTCGACGAGGTCGAGGCCGGGGGGGCCGACCCGGAGGGGGGCATGGGCGACGGCGGGCTCCTCCATGCCCCCACCCTAGGAACGGGGCGGGACCGTGCGACGCATGGTGGCAGGTCACAGGGTGTCACGATCGGCCCCGCGAGGGACCGGAACCCCTCACATCACCAGGGCCCGTGCCGATGGGGGCCGGTCGCGAGCGGTCGAGCCAGGAAGGGGAACGATGCTGGTGCACCATCGAAGGCGTGCCCCCCGGCCCGGACCGGCGCGCCCCTGGCGCCAGCGGGGGGTGGCCCTGGTGGAGGCGGCCTTCGTGACCCCGGTGTTCTTCATGTTGATCTTCGGGATCGTCGAGGTCGGCCTGGCCATGAACGACAACCTGGCCCTGGCCCACTCGGTGCGGGCCGGCAGCCGGATGGCCAGCGCCTCGGGCAACGAGGCCTACGCCGACTACGGGCTCCTGCGGGCCATCGCCCGGGAGGGCTCGGCCATCCCCCGCGACCAGGTCGAGCGGATCGTCGTCTACGAGGCCACCGGCCCCGGGGCCCTGCCCACCGTCGGCTGCCGGGACGGCTCGCCCTCCAGCGTCGCCGGCAACGCCTGCAACGTCTACACGCCGGCTGACTTCGACCGGCCCCGGACCGACTTCGGCTGCCTGCCGGACAAGGACACCGACCGGTTCTTCTGCCCGTCGGACCGCAACATCGTCCTCACCAAGACCACCGGGCCGGACTACGTGGGCGTGTGGATGAAGGTCGAGCACCCATGGGTGACCCGGATGTTCGGCTCCACCCTGACCCTCACCGACTCGTCGGTGATCCAGCTCGAGCCCCGGGAGCGGGCGTGAGCGCCCGCCGGGGCCGCCGGGCCGACGGCGAGCGGGGCGCGGTGCTGGTCGAGTTCGCCCTCGTGGGCACCCTGCTGGTCACCATCCTGGCCGGCGCCTACGACCTCGGGCAGGCCTGGCGGAGCGGCCTGGCCGTCATCGAGAGTGCCCGGGCCGGGGCTCGCGTGGGGTCCAGCCAGGGCGTGTCCAGCAACGCCGACTTCAGCCTGCTGAGCAGCATGAAGGCCGCCCTGTCGTCGAGCGGGACGCTGGACGACGTCACCCGGGTGGTCATCTTCAAGTCCACGACCGAGGACGGGGCCGTCCCCACCACCTGCCGGACGGCCACGGCGTCGACCTCGTCCCCCTGCAACATCCTCACCGGAGCCCAGCTCCAGGCCCTGCCGGCCAGCGTGGGCACGGCGCTGCAGGCCAACGGGTGCGTGATCAACTCGGTGGCCCGGGACTGGTGCCCGACGACCCGGAACGACGTCCAGGCCTCGGCCGACTACCTCGGGGTCTGGGTGCAGATCGAGCACGACCACCTCTTCCCGATCTTCGGGTCGTCGCTCACCATCGAGCGCACGGCCGTCATGCGACTGGAGCCCTAGTGATGCGGTTCGGACATCGGCCCCGGCGCCGGGTGCTGGCCACCCAGAGGAGCGAGCGGGGCTACGTGCTGGTCGAGTTCGCCCTGCTGCTCGTCCCCCTCCTGCTCATGGCCGGCCTGTCGGTGGA
It encodes the following:
- the rplU gene encoding 50S ribosomal protein L21 produces the protein MDAVIKTGGKQYRVSQGQRLDVERLGAVDTEVELTPVLLLDGDTVVATPDALAGASVTAKVVGEAKGPKVTGFTYKNKTNQRKRWGHRQRYSTVEITGITRG
- the rpmA gene encoding 50S ribosomal protein L27, producing the protein MSKTKGGGSTRNGRDSQSKRLGVKAYDGTLVPAGSIIVRQRGTRFHPGENVGRGGDDTLFATATGRVRFGRRRGRKLVDVLTD
- a CDS encoding HD domain-containing protein gives rise to the protein MEEPAVAHAPLRVGPPGLDLVERAAREAGGGVPPAPGATRAEGAGHRARPEEPDRLRTCFERDLDRIQHSKAFRRLAGKCQVFVAPGDDHLRTRLTHAIEVAQVAVSISRPVGLDVALTAAAATGHDCGHGPAGHASEGALSPFLEGGYHHAVYGADVVLAPLNLCAETLDAIRNHSWNRPAPVTPEGEVVAWADRIAYVCHDFEDAVAAGVVRPSELPDEVAAVVGRDRRTQLHGFITAMVETIAATGTVALRGPEAGALAAFRDFNYERIYLRPDSVRQAERAARLIAALVEHYVAHPHDLGEDGDGLASGHPEATAAAVRYVSGMTDRFAARAAVELLGWDTRALPRSA
- a CDS encoding TadE/TadG family type IV pilus assembly protein — its product is MEAAFVTPVFFMLIFGIVEVGLAMNDNLALAHSVRAGSRMASASGNEAYADYGLLRAIAREGSAIPRDQVERIVVYEATGPGALPTVGCRDGSPSSVAGNACNVYTPADFDRPRTDFGCLPDKDTDRFFCPSDRNIVLTKTTGPDYVGVWMKVEHPWVTRMFGSTLTLTDSSVIQLEPRERA
- a CDS encoding TadE family protein produces the protein MSARRGRRADGERGAVLVEFALVGTLLVTILAGAYDLGQAWRSGLAVIESARAGARVGSSQGVSSNADFSLLSSMKAALSSSGTLDDVTRVVIFKSTTEDGAVPTTCRTATASTSSPCNILTGAQLQALPASVGTALQANGCVINSVARDWCPTTRNDVQASADYLGVWVQIEHDHLFPIFGSSLTIERTAVMRLEP